From Columba livia isolate bColLiv1 breed racing homer chromosome 5, bColLiv1.pat.W.v2, whole genome shotgun sequence, one genomic window encodes:
- the NRDE2 gene encoding nuclear exosome regulator NRDE2 codes for MALFPAFAGAAEPGEPPAGSSEGSRKELDWLSNPSFSAEDALLLHQRTTEVANLIPEKPPLIRTPSRSELSGESDTDESLKRASKKRKKQKKKHHHYKKTKKKTKGDSSSSESDLDTKHIKDKAAGSSRNHEKEAAANLDKKTSNLTSNRFVWLDDVQAFTAETFRIDKKPDPANWAYKSLYRGDIARYKRRGESCLGIDAKKQCITWESSASKKKQLQRHPERYFTKNNVKILNTDGIPVCKKSSSSDPTAFIPVFETETDDPSGTVEVNSLGIYDPSATVQLQEKGCRAADHDPVNTQQTIQEPGININSTLMTKVEEHNRKVRENPRDINAWMEFVSFQDELMRGSNLYASKGEQEVRRKSLKLILEKKLAILERAIESNPSNVDLKLARLKICTEFWEPPALIKEWQKLIFLHPNNPELWKKYLLFCQSQFTTFSVSKINSLYGKCLTTLAAVQDGSMVSHPLLPGTEEAMLAIFIQQCHFLRQAGHSEKAVSLFQALIDFTFFKPDSVKDLPTRGQVEFFEPFWDSGEPRIGEKGARGWKAWMHQQEKGGWIAVKPDDDDDEEIDEDQEIKDKTLPKWHIWLDIEYSREARHWLPWRPDKTKKETEEDCEDPERQVLFDDLGPSLIRLSNPDLQRQLLYSFLQFLGVPCTSKLFPSNLYIAMDENNIFDSVLSDEKPLTFVDFPLSGFNSIGHMDTMLRGRHHIGHCKEGEEFIHNVFHVLSLLFTGKEKCNLSICWLQYEISKVIQCLQTKKKKKLKIQGRKSKKLAKNLLKAPDNRNDLSLWKLYAYLEWLLGNTDDARKVLDTALCTAGTGGLKSSQLCGLGLLYAQLEVELLESLEGAVRSRAVHVLTKLAESGPYVPYSGQVLPVNVLKARKTYEHALQDYLGKTPVSDQDRVSDTNQLVNLVGCYALLQYLTVGIDAAVLIYAQTSEKLEALGPQKCENTGENFGIQNFPTALEAVTLLHTNLLRFHMKISVYPLNPLREALTEALKRYPSNQSLWRSYIHIQRKSHSASKARRFFDGVTRSTDSLEPWLFAIQAEQMRKRLIENVQRAGAGEIHSTIPETGLTNRIIALFEHAVQSENGTHCPLLWRMYLNFLASVGNKEKSKGLFYKALQNCPWAKVLYLDAVEYFPDQLQETLDLMTEKELRVRVPMEELDLLLEV; via the exons ATGGCCCTGTTCCCGGCCTTTGCTGGGGCCGCCGAGCCCGGGGAGCCCCCAGCCGGTAGCAGCGAGGGCTCCAGGAAAG AATTGGACTGGCTTAGTAACCCAAGCTTCTCTGCGGAAGATGCACTGTTACTGCATCAGCGCACTACAGAAGTTGCAAATCTCATCCCTGAAAAACCACCACTAATAAG GACTCCTTCAAGATCAGAGTTGTCAGGGGAAAGTGATACAGATGAGAGTCTGAAACGGgcaagtaagaaaagaaaaaagcaaaagaaaaagcatcacCACTacaagaagacaaaaaagaaaaccaaagggGACTCCAGTAGCAGTGAGTCGGACCTGGACACTAAGCACATCAAGGACAAAGCTGCAGGAAGCTCCAGAAATCACgaaaaggaagcagcagcaaa cctAGATAAGAAAACATCAAATCTTACCAGCAATCGCTTTGTTTGGCTTGATGATGTCCAGGCTTTCACAGCAGAAACCTTCAGGATAGACAAGAAACCAGACCCTGCAAACTGGGCCTACAAATCCTTGTATCGAGGAGACATAGCAAG GTATAAAAGGAGAGGAGAGTCCTGTCTTGGCATAGATGCAAAGAAACAGTGTATAACTTGGGAGAGTTCTGCATCAAAAAAGAAGCAATTGCAGAGGCACCCTGAGCGCTACTTCACAAAAAACAATGTGAAGATACTGAACACAGATGGGATTCCTGTTTGCAAGAAAAGTTCTTCATCTGACCCCACTGCTTTTATACCAGTTTTTGAAACGGAAACTGATGATCCTTCTGGCACAGTGGAGGTAAATTCTCTTGGGATATATGATCCGTCAGCTACAGTGCAGCTACAAGAAAAAGGGTGCAGGGCTGCAGACCATGATCCTGTAAATACACAGCAAACAATTCAAGAGCCTGGGATAAATATCAACTCCACCCTAATGACGAAAGTGGAAGAACATAACAGGAAAGTCAGAGAAAACCCAAGAGATATTAATGCTTGGAtggaatttgtttcttttcag gATGAATTAATGAGAGGATCTAACCTTTATGCCAGCAAGGGAGAgcaggaagtaagaagaaaatcaCTGAAGTTAATCTTGGAAAAGAAACTGGCTATTTTAGAGAGGGCAATTGAAAGCAATCCAAGTAATGTTGATCTGAAACTTGCCAGGCTGAAGATTTGCACTGAATTCTGGGAACCACCAGCTTTGATCAAAGAATGGCAGAAGCTAATTTTCTTACATCCCAATAATCCAGAGCTGTGGAAGAAATATCTCCTGTTCTGTCAAAGTCAGTTCACTAcgttttctgtttcaaaaatcAATAGTCTCTACGGAAAATGCTTGACGACATTGGCAGCTGTACAAGATGGCAGCATGGTATCGCATCCTCTGCTGCCTGGGACAGAAGAAGCTATGCTAG CTATATTTATTCAGCAGTGCCACTTCCTGAGACAGGCTGGCCATTCTGAGAAAGCAGTGTCTTTGTTTCAGGCTCTGATTGACTTCACCTTCTTTAAACCTGACAGTGTAAAAGATCTGCCAACAAGGGGACAG GTTGAATTCTTTGAACCCTTTTGGGATAGTGGAGAACCACGAATTGGAGAGAAAGGAGCAAGAGGCTGGAAAGCGTGGATGCACCAACAAGAAAAGGGTGGCTGGATTGCTGTTAAGCCTG atgatgatgatgatgaagagaTAGATGAGGATCAAGAAATAAAGGATAAAACTCTCCCCAAGTGGCACATTTGGCTGGATATTGAATATTCTCGTGAAGCAAGGCATTGGTTACCTTGGAGgccagacaaaaccaaaaaggaaaCCGAAGAAGATTGTGAAGATCCAGAAAGACAG GTATTATTTGATGATCTTGGACCATCTTTAATTCGTCTTTCTAATCCAGATCTTCAGCGTCAGCTACTGTACTCATTTTTGCAATTCCTGGGAGTTCCATGCACAAGTAAACTCTTTCCTTCCAACCTCTATATTGCCATggatgaaaataacatttttgacAGTGTGCTTTCTGATGAAAAGCCACTGACTTTTGTTGATTTTCCACTTTCTGGATTCAACAGTATTGGTCATATGGACACGATGCTACGAGGGAGACATCACATAGGCCACTGTAAAGAAGGAGAGGAGTTCATACACAATGTTTTCCATGTTCTATCCCTGCTGTttacaggaaaggaaaagtgcAACCTGTCCATTTGTTGGTTACAGTATGAAATATCGAAG GTCATTCAGTGtctccaaacaaaaaaaaagaagaagctGAAAATACAAGGGAGGAAGAGTAAAAAATTGGCCAAGAATCTCCTTAAAGCACCAGACAACCGAAATGACCTTTCTCTCTGGAAACTATACGCCTACTTAGAGTGGCTGCTTGGTAACACTGATGACGCCAGGAAGGTGCTTGACACGGCTCTttgcacagcagggacaggagggttGAAGAGTTCCCAGCTCTGCGGCCTCGGTCTGCTTTATGCTCAGCTGGAAGTGGAACTACTAGAAAGTCTAGAAGGAGCTGTTAGGTCACGTGCTGTTCATGTGTTGACCAAATTGGCTGAAAGTGGACCATATGTACCCTATAGTGGACAAGTGTTACCTGTGAATGTCTTGAAAGCTCGTAAAACATATGAGCATGCACTGCAAGATTATTTAGGTAAAACACCGGTTTCTGATCAGGATCGGGTCAGTGATACTAATCAGCTGGTTAACTTGGTTGGTTGTTACGCACTGTTACAGTATTTGACTGTTGGGATTGATGCTGCAGTATTAATATATGCACAGACTTCAGAAAAACTTGAAGCTCTTGGTccacagaaatgtgaaaatactGGAGAGAATTTTGGCATTCAAAATTTTCCCACTGCTCTGGAAGCTGTCACACTGCTGCATACAAATTTACTCAGATTCCACATGAAAATTAGCGTTTATCCTTTGAATCCTTTGCGAGAGGCACTAACGGAGGCTCTGAAACGGTATCCTAGCAACCAGTCTCTTTGGAGGTCATATATCCACATCCAAAGAAAGTCTCACAGTGCTAGCAAAGCACGAAGATTTTTTGATGGTGTCACAAGGTCTACTGATTCTTTAGAGCCATGGCTGTTTGCAATCCAAGCAGAGCAGATGAGAAAAAGACTCATTGAGAATGTCCAGAG GGCAGGTGCTGGTGAAATACATTCCACTATTCCTGAAACTGGGTTAACAAATCGGATTATAGCTCTGTTTGAACATGCAGTTCAGAGTGAAAATGGTACCCATTGTCCGCTGCTGTGGAGAATGTATTTGAACTTTCTG